The Tamandua tetradactyla isolate mTamTet1 chromosome 13, mTamTet1.pri, whole genome shotgun sequence genome segment TCCTTTGTAGAAGATCTATGGAATATTGATGATCTAGGAGCAAGGTACCAGGAAAACCAAGCTGAAAATTCAAGGCAAgttcaaaaattcatttttaagagtAAAGCTTTGCAAGAAAGAATTCTGGTGGGGATACTGGAATTGGGAGAACATTAGTTAATGCTAAAGGTGAGATTATTCATAACAGAGGAATCCCAAAGAATGTAATTCAAGTAGGAAAGCCCTTCTTCATTATAGAGATCTTACTCAGGATCAGGATATTCAAACTTTGAAGCAGTCTTTTGACTCTTCTGAATTTCATAATAAGGAAGGCTGTATTACACAAAGTAGTGTTTAGGTACTTGAAAGATTCCATGAATATAATGTAAGTGAGTATCCATTTTACCAAATATTAAACCACAGTGTCCTTCGGACAGCATACACAATGGagaaaaatctaataaataaGGGAACATCTCTAGAAATTGGTTCTCAGAGTTATACAGATAATGGTACACAGCAGATTGGAAAAGAAAGCCTTATAAATGTAAtgaagttgggaaattttttttttaggaatggAAAACccacaaaacaacagaaaactcaAACCAAAGAGAACACCTATGAGTGTGatgaatgtgggaaatccttcTGCCAGAAGTCTGCCCTAATTGTACATCGGCATACACATTTAAAGGACAAACACTACAAGTgtagtgaatgtgggaaatcttTCTCTAGAAATGAAGACCTCACAATACATCAGAAAATTCATACCAGAGAGAAAACCTATGAATGTAAAGAATGTAAGAAAATCTTCTACCACCTGTCATCTCTCAGTAGACATCTGAGAACTCATataggagagaaaccctatgaatgtaatcaGTGTGAGAAAGCCTTCTACCAGAAGCCACACCTCATAGAACATCAGAAAACACACACAGGGGAGAAACCAtttgaatgtaatgaatgtgggaagtTTTTCTATGTGAAGGCATACCTTATGGTACATCAAAAAacacacacaggagagaaaccttatgaatgcaaAGAATGTGGGAAATTCTTTTCCCAGAAGTCACACCTTACAGTACATCAGAGGACACACACAGGGGAGAAACCCTATAAGTGTAAGGAATGTGGAAAATTCTTCTCTAGGAATTCACACCTCAAAACCCACCAGAGGACTCACACAGGGgagaagccctatgaatgtaaggaatgtaGGAAATCTTTCTACCAGAAGTCAGCGCTCACAGTACATCAGCGAACTCACACAGGGGAGAAACCCTTTGAATGTAATAAATGTGGAAAAAACTTCTACTATAAATCAGATCTCACCAAACATCAGAGAAAACATAcaggagagaagccctatgaatgtCATGAATGTGGTAAATCTTTCTCTGTGAATTCAGTCCTCAGATTACATCAGAGgactcacacaggagagaaaccttatgaatgcaatgaatgtgggaaatccttcTCTCAGAAGTCACACTTTGTCATACATAAGAGAAAACACACAGGGGAGAAACCTTACGAGTGTCAAGAGTGTGGGAAAACCTTTATCCAGAAGTCAAAACTCACTACACATCAAAAGACACATACAGTGGAAAAAAGCTTATAAATAGAACGAATTGGGAAATTCTGTCTGAATTCAtccttcaaaataatcaaataatttaCACAAGAGAGCAATCTTATAAATAGAGTCAATGTGGGGGAATTTTCAGCCATAATCGTTCCTCACATTATTTTAGTAAACATGCAAGAAGAAATTCTGTGAATTTCTAAAGGAGAAATGTTACCATATGTCAGCCTTTACTGATTATCAGACAACATGGATGGCAGAAACACTACAAATGTAAAGGTAGGTATTAGGAAACTCTTTTTTCAGTAGTCAAGCCTTATTACACAACATAGAAATCACATAGAGAAATCCTGTGAGTAAAATGAATGTCCTGGAAGCCAGCCATTATTAAACATGCAGCAACTCACATGGGTGAGTTACTCCTGTCAGTAGCCTGTGTACTCAGAGATCTTAATACACGTCAGATTCATATTTAGAGAACACGGAGGTAAATGCAGACATTGgaacaaaaatagaaacatttatcAAGGAATGATATTTCACTGACTTTCAGACCATCGATACTGGGATGAAACctttatagatattttaaatatgtgaaagTTTTCTAACAAAATTTCTAGGATAATTTACACTGAGGGAAACAGTTATGCTAGAAGTCATGTTGCAGATCTGATTCcaagttgttgttttttgtaaAAAACCTCACAATGTCTAAATAtatgaagctttttaaaaagcacaaatcaCAGTATCGAGCAGCAGTTTTAAACACAGGTTTAATATGGGAcctatgtatgtatgtgtgtgctatAAAACAAATTGTATATATTCCATAGTATATAGAAATTATGTAACTGTATTTTAATAactatcattatatatatatgaagatgcTTCATATAAACATCAGCAGTTACTCCTGTTGttaaaataatatgcattttaaGTGCAATATTCTTTTGAAATTATAATGCATCGTTTTCTATTTTGGGCACTTGTAAATACACATGGACATTGTTACTAACTAAccatgttaaaagaaacaaaatatgtgTTTGTAAAATTTTCACCTGTGGgcaaaattttgccttagggacACATTTACTTATAGCACAGCTAAAACAGTAGTATTTATTGCTCTCTACACAGTAGCACAAACAGTACTGTATAGCTTTACTACCTTTTGCTTCCTAGTAGAGGCAACATGGCATATTGTCAGAAGTGTGGACCCTGGACTCCTTCTGCCTGGATCAAATTCCAGCATGCCACTTAACTTCTCTATGcctcagcatccttttctatAAAAGAGTAATGATAGCAAAAAAAACGTAGAACTGTTTTGAGGCGAAAGTGaattactatttttaaagcacttattAAAACAGTGGGACACAAAAGCTATGGGTTaaatattatcattataattTCTATTATTTCCCAAATTATGCTGCAAACTAATAATTGGCTACACAACATTCACCGCCCAATTTATTGCTGGTAGTACCTTGATTTGGTTTGGTTGTCCATTTCTCCCTCAAGTGATTCAGGGTCAAATCCTGATTAGCTAAATCAGAGGTTGGCAAACTAACAACCATGGACCAGATCTGGACTACTGCCCATTTTTGTAGCCTGCAAATGAAGAATgtattttagtttaaaataattagaaaaaaaaaagaagaattacatTTGATGaggtgaaaattatatgaaattcaaatttcagtgtccataaatacgTTTTATTAGAACAATAACACAAAAACAATTAGTTTCTGTATTGCCTACAGCTGCCTTCCTGCTACAACAACTGACCTGAGTAGTCGTGAGAGACCATACGGCCCACAAAGCCAagatatttactctctggctctttacaaaataattttgccAACAACTGGTCTAAATAATCGTGACAATCCTTTTCTGATCAGTGATTTGTTTGTGGTAGACTGTGACCTGGATCTGGCCAATGAAATCTTTGGGATGTATTCTGAGGAACTTAAGAGGAAAAGTTGCCTTATTGATGATAAGATAAGCGCATGCTACTACCACCTTGTTTGGATAGGGCCCTTCACTGGGTTTTACTAACCTTATAGTAAAACAACAGAAGAATGGAAGGAATATAGATGAAGATGAATGTCAGAATTTCCCAACCCTTAAGCTACAATATTTAGGGACTTTTTGTGATGTTAGCTAATTAATTATTTAAGCTAACTAAGGTTTTCTGTTACTTAGTGCTGAAAACTTTGCAGCCAATTTAGAGGtatacttttataaatgttatgtgTAATAGAAAAAATGCATAAAGCAATTTTTGGCTCAGTGTTTTTTGTGCAGTATATTTACATGTTAAGAGCCTAGGcactagaaataaaattattttttgtcaaataaacttttttttttttacttgctgaATTGTAAcatcaaaacaagaaaattccTGGTGGAATGTAGCAGTATATGTATGAAATTGCAATTAAATTTAACTGTTAATTGATCCCTCatctcattcttttattttcaatcaaaTCAATGGACAGTTTTCCCTATATCATAATTTTGTTTCATGATGAAATACTGTCTTTGTCATACTGAACATAACCTAGTACCAAAAACGTAACAATACACTACTCTACTAACCATATTACCAATAATCTGTAAAATAGTTTTATCACCTGCACATCATATAATCGTCTAATGCTGCTCCAACTGAATACTGCCACTTCGCTTCCCTTCCACACGTGACTTTGAGGATGTTCGACCTCCTGAAAGTATGCTTTATTTTGATTTGTCTGATGTTTAACACTTATGGAAACCTAATGATATTTAGTGATggttcatttcttaaaaataggGTATACTTTGTACTTATGTATTTATATGCTATAACTTATCAGATCTCCAGGATAAAATAATGTCTCACTCTACTTGGTCTGGATGTGAACATGCCATCTTGCTAGAGATTTAAGTTTCTTCcatatatagatatgcctttAGGGTTGCTCTTTAATTAAATCTTGTGTGAAAGCAAAGGCATTTTCTAGCTCCCCCAGACTGCTCAATCAAAAATTTAACTACTACTTACTGAAGACAGTCCAGTAACTGTGGAAAATCTATTAAGAATAAAacctaaattaaaaaggaagaagtattAAACCTTCCCCCCCccggggaagacctgatattgtcacaagcattggggactgccaatttgatgggacaggccCTCAATCTTAGGAACTGCCGTTATAAaatttactcctgcaaaggagaagctaagcctacttatgaatatacctaagagtcattaccagagaacttcttttgttgctcagatgtggcctctctctcgaagCCACTTccacaggtgaattcactgccctcccacctacaTGGAACATTacttccaggggtgtgaatctcacGTCACattgcgtgggacatgacttctggggatgagtctggctctggcattgtggaaatgagaaagccttcatcAAAAGTGGGGAagatcaatgaaacaaaataaagtttcagtggctgagagagttcaatagTCGAGAGTTCattcaggaggttattcttatgcagtatatagatatcccttttcattttttggtgtattggagtagctagagggaaatagcTGAAGCTACTGAACTGAATTCCAAAggctttgattctttctttttaaatatatatatatatttatccctttatccagtgtatggacagataaaaaaaagaaaataaaaagaaaaaataacctgTTGGGGTTATGGAATGTTTGgggtatttttactttttattcttatttttgttttcaaaaagtcaattgtaacgATGAACgcatatatctcaattaaaaaatcactaaagaaaaagagtaaaacctaaactaatgaaaatatttaaaaagaaataattatctgATGAAAATGAAGTGTTCATATTCTCCAAATTTAAGAAAGCCTAAATGTTATTTCTTGGCCATAATCTCAAGCCATGAATTTAGTAACCATCATAAATGGTTGATCAGAGATATTGATAACCATTGATCAGATATTTATCAGTACATATCTTTGAAGGTCAGCCAATCTGATAGCTTCACATTCCCTAAAACCAGTCAACACTTCTCTCTCCAGACACCAGTCTTTTATGACTGAAAAGTCAGTTCCTCAACACTTCTGCTTTCTaaagtctcccaatccatgaactcCCCATTTCCCAAATCCCTGGATCACTTCTTTGACTGACTGTGATTTATAAGTATAGCCCTCTTCTGGTTAATGTGATGGCTAAAGATGTAAACTACAAATTCCTTCCTCATGTCACTCTACTCATCAAGACATGGGTTCTTTTCCCCGTCCTTCTGAATCTGGGTTGGACTTGAGACTTACTGGGGCTAGCAGAATATGGCATAAATTCAGGCCTCGCCTTTCAGAAGTGTGGCAGCTACCACTTTACCTCCTGAAGATAACCATCATGGAAAAATTCTAGTCTGAGACCACTGTGCTATGAAGAAATGCAAGTCACCCATGGTAAAGTCCATGGTCCATGCGTGAATAAAGCTTTCTTAAACTTTCCCGACCCATCCCATCAAATGCAGTTAGCTGAAAGAGAGACCTCAGTTAATGCCAAGTGGAGCAAAAGAACCAGTCTACCCAAAATAGAACTAAGTCTTCATTGTTTAAGtcattaacttttttaaaaatcttttttaatgtaataaaatacatgtaacataaaatttaacattttaaccatttttgagtTTATGGTATAGTGGCAAAGTATATTCAGGATGTTGTAAAATGATCGCTACTACTTCCAGAATATTTTATTCATCCCAACCCTTTGAAAAATAACCCCCATTCCTCCTCTCCCCAGCCTCTGGTAAATATTATCTCTATTAATTCACCTATTCTTAGATacttcatataaacagaatcatacaatatttgtgtgtgtgtgtgtgtgtgcgtgtgtgcgtgtgtgtgtgtttgaaacaGGCTTATTTACTCaccataatgtttttaagattcatccatgttgtctcatgcatCCCTTTTAggactaaataatattctatttatcTACATTCCACACTGTTTATCCATCTCTTGATAgatacttgggctgcttccaccttttggctcctgtgaatactgctgctattaacattggtTTACATAGGTATCTAAGGCCCTGCTAAAAATTCTTTGAGGGTATCAAACAGCTatagccatgaaaaaaaaaagtgaagtttgaggactcacatttcccaatcttaaatcttattacaaagccacagatACCAAActagcatggtactgacacaaagacaggcCTATagagcaatggaattgaattgaaagtttaGAAGTCAACTTTCATattatggttaactgatttttgaccacTGAAGAGGGCAAAGACCTCTGAATTGGGAATAGTCTCTTCACCAAAGGATGCTGGAAAGACTGGATCCCTATTTCCATAAAAGGACCCCTGCTGTACACCATATACAAATATCAACtcaagggtgggcaatggtgtctcagtggcagagttcttatctgccatgccagagacctgtgttctattcctggtgcctgcccatgtaaaaaaaaaaaaaaaaaaccaactcaaaatgtatcaaagaccttaCTATATGAggtgaaactcctagaagaaatcatGGGGATTTCAGgaccttgagtaaggcatggtttcttagactttacacccaaagcaccacaagtaacaaaagaagatgtaaataaatggaacctcatcaaaactaaaatttttgttctacaaaggactttatcatgaaacaaaatgacaacctatgcaatgggagaaaataattggaaaccacatgtcagataaaggattactatctggaatatataaagaaatccttcaaattaacaacaaaagatcaaaaacccaatttaaaaatgggcaaaagacttgaacagacatctctccaaagaaggtatacaaatgccaagaaagcacatgaaaagacccTCATCATTATTTGCCataagggaaaagcaaatcaaaaccacaaccagatttttttaaaaaaaatggaaaatgacaagcattggagaggatgaagagaaatatGAACACACAgtcattgttggtggcaatgtaaaaagGGTATAACCACTGAagaagacagtgtggtggttcttcagaaagctaagtacagcactaccatatgacctggcaatcccactactaggtgtgtacccaaaggaattgaaagcagggacttgaatagatatttgcacactgaggttcacagtggcattattcacaaatgcccaaagatgaaagcaactcaaatgtccatcaactgatgaatggataaataaaatgtggtatatacctataatggaatattattcagccataaaaaggaatgcactcctaatgcatgcaacaacatggatgaaccttagagatcatactgaatgaaataagccagacacaataggtCAAATATTGGATGATCTCCCTGAtttcaaacaattaaaataagcaaactcatagagtaaaAATCTAGAGTATGCGTTACCAGGGGATGtgatggggatagggaatggctTAAAAGGTAcaggtttctatttggaatgatggaaaggttttggtaatggatggtggtgatggtagcaccacaTCACGAACACAATTAATAGCCCTgatttatatatctgaatgtgattaaatggGGAAttgttagattttatatttggtaacagaataaaaaccctttaaaaaaaattctttgaggGTATATATCTAGGGATGGAATTTCCagatcacatggtaattctacatttaactctGAGGAACCACAtcggctgcactattttacattcccaaagCAATTCATGAGAGTTCCAActtttccacatccttgctaaATGatactttccatttctctcataATACTcatcctagtgagtgtgaagtggtatatcAACATAGTTGCATTTTGATTTCACTAAaaactaatgaagttgagcaacatgtcatgtttattggccatctgtatatcttttttgaagaaatgtctactcaagtaaTTTTTGGTGGGGGTGCCACaaattttattctggtagcaTGTTAATATACagtacaaaatttcccattttaaccatttttcacGTGTACAATTCAAGGCTATTAACTGCATTCATGTTATGCCACCACCACCAAACATTActacaagtattttttttatttgacaagttgtgggtttacagaaaaatcatgaataaaataccaGATTTCCATATGCCATCATATTATTAACACATTgaattggtgtggtacatttgttaaaatttttgaaagtaCATTTTTCTAATTGTACTAGAGCCCATGGCTTAACTTACATTCTGTGCAATTCCatgaatttttaatgtttttttattagtACATTATGTACAACCCAACATTTCCCCTTCTAATCACAACAGCTATATACTTCATTGCCACTAACTGCACTCACAGtgtcgtgctaccatcaccaccatccattaccaaacaatCCCACCACTCCAAATAGGAACTCAATATACTTAAAGCCTTAACCCCATAGTCCCTATCCCTAACTAGTCCCATAGAAAACTATATTCTACATTCTCAGTCTATGAATTTACTTACTGtcattatttcatgtcagtgagatcatatactaTCTGTCATTCTGTGGTCTTGCTTATTTTAGAGAAAATCGATATCtgcagggttcatccatgttgttgcatgtatcagaacttcctttctttcttagagaagttgtgagtgtACAGAACAATCAGATAAAATACACAATTATCATACactgccctattattaacaccaggCAGTGGTgcgaaacatttgttacaattcatgaaagcacatttttataattgtactactgaCTATAGTcctggtttaacttagggttcactgtgtagtgtaattccatggatttttaaaatttttgttactgTATATAAATCGAACACttccccttttaattacattcagacACATATttcggtgctgttaattacattcacaattgttgtgctaccatcaccaccatccattaccaaaacattcaaTACAGGaaccctgcacattttaagcctaaCCTTTCCATCCCCCATACCCgtgtccctggtaacctgtttctagattctgactctataagtttgcttattcaaattgtttcaaatcagtgagatcatagaatatttgcccttttgtatctgATTTATTCAACTCTACTTGATGtcttcaggttcatccatgttgtcacatgtatcaggaattcattcctttttatggatgaataatattcctttgcatgtatataccacattttgtttatccattcattgattgatgaatACTgtgtttgcttccatcttttagcaattctgaataatgccgctgtgaacatcaatggctgtttgagtctctgctttcaattcttttgggtacataccaAGAGGTAGGACTGGTTGGTCATGtgataattttatacttaactttctaaggaactgtctTCCATACTGGCTCCACCATTTTACACtgacactagcaatgaatgaatgttctgagttctcaacatcctctccaacactgtaattttctgtcacttttaaTACTAGACAGGCTAGTaagtataaaatggtatctcattctggtttgGGCTTGCATTTCCCTGAGGGCTAtgaatgttgagcatcttttcatgtgctttctgatgATTctgatatcttctttggagagatatccgttcaagtcttttgcccatttttttgaattgggttgtttctggttttgaagttgaaggatttctttgtatattctgaaaaTTAGTCCTATATcaaatatgtagtttccaaatactttatACAATTGGGtatgttgtcattttactttcactgtaaagtcctttgaggaacaaaagtttttaattttgatgacatcccatttatctattttttcttttgtgcttgtgctttgggtataaagtctaagaaagtaTTGCTTAAAACAAAGTCCTGAagagatgcttccctacattttcttctagtagtttgataattcttattcttatatttaggtctttgatacatactgattaatttttgtgtaggtgtgaggtaggtgtcctccttcattcttttgcaaatggagatccaattttcctagcaccatttgttgaaaagacaatttttcCCCAATAAATGGTTTTTGTCCCCTTTTCAAAAACCATTTGACCATAAACGTGTGGGTTTGTTTCTAAGTTC includes the following:
- the ZNF25 gene encoding zinc finger protein 25 isoform X1, which translates into the protein MNKFQGPVTFKDVIVEFTKEEWQLLDHAQRTLYRDVMLENYSHLISVGYRASKPNAVFKLKQGREPWILEVEFPHRNSPEDLWNIDDLGARYQENQAENSRNGKPTKQQKTQTKENTYECDECGKSFCQKSALIVHRHTHLKDKHYKCSECGKSFSRNEDLTIHQKIHTREKTYECKECKKIFYHLSSLSRHLRTHIGEKPYECNQCEKAFYQKPHLIEHQKTHTGEKPFECNECGKFFYVKAYLMVHQKTHTGEKPYECKECGKFFSQKSHLTVHQRTHTGEKPYKCKECGKFFSRNSHLKTHQRTHTGEKPYECKECRKSFYQKSALTVHQRTHTGEKPFECNKCGKNFYYKSDLTKHQRKHTGEKPYECHECGKSFSVNSVLRLHQRTHTGEKPYECNECGKSFSQKSHFVIHKRKHTGEKPYECQECGKTFIQKSKLTTHQKTHTVEKSL
- the ZNF25 gene encoding zinc finger protein 25 isoform X2; protein product: MLENYSHLISVGYRASKPNAVFKLKQGREPWILEVEFPHRNSPEDLWNIDDLGARYQENQAENSRNGKPTKQQKTQTKENTYECDECGKSFCQKSALIVHRHTHLKDKHYKCSECGKSFSRNEDLTIHQKIHTREKTYECKECKKIFYHLSSLSRHLRTHIGEKPYECNQCEKAFYQKPHLIEHQKTHTGEKPFECNECGKFFYVKAYLMVHQKTHTGEKPYECKECGKFFSQKSHLTVHQRTHTGEKPYKCKECGKFFSRNSHLKTHQRTHTGEKPYECKECRKSFYQKSALTVHQRTHTGEKPFECNKCGKNFYYKSDLTKHQRKHTGEKPYECHECGKSFSVNSVLRLHQRTHTGEKPYECNECGKSFSQKSHFVIHKRKHTGEKPYECQECGKTFIQKSKLTTHQKTHTVEKSL